The genomic DNA GGAAGCGGTTAAAGTTAGGGATTTGCGCAACCACACCGATTGAACCAATAATAGAAAACGGTGCCGCCACAATTTTATCCGCGACGCAGGCCATCATGTAGCCACCGCTCGCCGCGACTTTATCCACCGCAACGGTCAGCGGGATCTGTTTTTCACGCAGGCGCTGCAGCTGTGACGCAGCCAGTCCATAACCGTGTACCACACCGCCCGGGCTTTCAAGACGCACCACCACCTGATCCTGCGGTTTTGCCACGGCAAGAACGGCAGTGACCTCTTCGCGCAGAGAAGAAACTTCATGCGCATCCATGCTGCCTTTAAAGTCGAGCACATAGACGCGTGGCTTTGCCTCATCCTGCGGTGCATTGAGCTTGGCTTTCGCTTTTGCCGCTTTGGCTTCTTGTTTATGCTTTTTCTTCTGCGCTTTAAGCCACTGCTTCTGTTGATGGCTATCGAGCAGCGACAGAGACATATCTTCCTGCATCTCTTTATACTGCTCACTCAGGCGGGTAATGCGTAACTCCCCACGCTGACGCTTACGCTGCGTCAGGTTTACAATCAGAACGGCAATCACCGCAATGGCAATCACCACCGTTGCGATTTTGGCCAAAAACAACCCATACTGAGAAAGTAATTCCACGCGTTCCACCTTGTTTAACCACGATTCTTTCACGGCAGTGTACAACAGCCCTGCCCATGCGTCTCGCTCGTGACATTACCTCTGCGAGCCTGCTTCAGGAATCCCCTCATGGGGGTTTAAATATTTGCAAATTGTTAATTTTACAGTAATGCCTCCTGTAGACTGATTGAATTCTCATGCTAATTCGGGCATAAAGCCGAAAAGTCATAAAGAAGGCGTCATTGCGTCACTGCGCACCAGAGGAGTCCCCGTGCATTATCAACCGCAAAAAAATCTGCTGCAAAATCGCATCATTCTGGTCACCGGTGCCAGCGACGGAATTGGTCGCGAGGCGGCCCTGACCTACGCTGACTATGGCGCGAGCGTTATTCTTATTGGTCGTAACGAAGAGAAACTGAAAAGCGTCGCGCAGGAAATAGAGGCGGCAGGCGGCATTCCGGCCCCGTGGTATACCCTCGATTTACTCACCTGCACGCCAGCGGTGTGCCAGGAGCTTGCTCACCGTATTAGCGCCCACTATCCGCGGCTGGACGGTGTCCTGCACAATGCGGGTTTGCTGGGAGAAGTCCGTCCTATGGACGAACAGGATCCCGATATCTGGCAGCAGGTGATGCAGGTCAACGTCAACGGCACGTTTTTCCTGACGCAGGCATTGCTTCCTTTATTACTTAAATCCGAGTCCGGCTCGCTGGTCTTTACCTCCTCAAGCGTAGGCCGCGAAGGTCGAGCCAACTGGGGGGCATATGCCGTCTCGAAATTCGCGACTGAAGGGATGATGCAGGTGCTGGCGGAGGAGTATCAAAGCCGCCATCTGCGCGTAAATTGCATTAACCCGGGTGGAACGCGCACCAAAATGCGCGCCAGCGCCTTCCCGTCGGAAGACCCGCAGAAACTGAAAACACCCGCAGACATTATGCCGCTCTATCTCTGGCTGATGGGCGACGACAGTCGTCGTAAAACGGGGATGACCTTCGATGCCCAGCCGGGCCGTAAACCAGGGATTTCGCAATGAGTGAAGAACGTCATCAACAACGCCAGCAGCGTCTGAAGGAACAGGTCGATGCGCGCGTTGCGGCCGCACAGGACGAGCGCGGGATAATTATCGTCTTTACCGGTAACGGCAAAGGTAAAACTACCGCGGCATTTGGCACCGCCACGCGTGCTGTCGGTCACGGGCAGAAAGTGGGCGTCATTCAGTTCATCAAAGGCGAATGGCCGAACGGCGAACGTAATCTGCTTGAACCGCATGGCGTTGAATTTCAGGTGATGGCGACAGGTTTCACATGGGATACGCAGAACCGGGAAACCGATACTGCAGCTTGTCTTGCAGTCTGGGAGCACGCCAAAAGAATGCTGGCAGACCCCGCCCTGAATATGGTTCTGCTGGATGAGATAACCTATATGGTGGCCTACGACTATCTCCCGCTGGATGTGGTACTGGAGGCGCTACAACAACGTCCGGCGCACCAGACGGTTATCGTCACGGGGCGTGGCTGTCATCGGGAAATACTGGAGCTTGCTGATACCGTCAGCGAACTGCGTCCTGTCAAACACGCGTTTGACGCGGGAATCAAAGCGCAAATCGGTATTGATTACTAAGAAAAAAGCCCGGTGATCATCACCGGGCTTTTATGTTAACCGTTGTTGTTACGGCTGCCAGAGCGGCGGTTGCTGCTCACCTGGCTATGGCGTTTCACCGCACGACGGATCTGATTCGCCTTCATACGACGACGATCTTTTTCCACCGCCACTTTAGAGGTGGTTTCTGGCGTCAGGCCAACCAGTTCACGCAGGTAGTTAGTCTGTGTCAGATCCAGCTCGGTATAACCACCCCGTGGCAGACCTTTTGGCAGCAGGATGTCGCCATAACGGACACGGATCAGACGGCTCACCTGAACGCCTACCGCTTCCCAAAGACGACGCACTTCGCGGTTACGGCCTTCAGTCAGAGTAACGTTGTACCACTGGTTAATGCCTTCGCCACCGGTAAATTTGATGGTTTTAAATGCCGCAGGACCGTCTTCCAGCTGAACGCCGCGTGACAGATCGCGCAGTTTATTCTCATCAACCTGGCCGAAGACACGCACGGCGTATTCGCGTTCCACTTCACGGCTAGGGTGCATCAGACGGTTTGCCAGTTCACCATCAGTGGTAAACAGCAGCAGGCCGCAGGTATTCACGTCCAGACGCCCCACGGCAATCCAGCGAGCGCCGCGCAGTTTAGGCAGACGGTCAAACACCGTCGGGCGACCTTCAGGGTCGTTGCGCGTACACAGCTCGCCTTCTGGCTTGTAATACGCCAGCACGCGGCAAATCTGCTCAGCGGACTCTTTCACGGAGATAAGATGACCGTCGATGCGGATCTTCAATCCCGGTACGATTTCTACGCGGTCACCCAGCGTGGCGATTTTACCGTCCACACTCACGCGACCCGCTTCAATAATGGCTTCGATTTCACGGCGTGAACCGTGGCCGGCACGCGCCAGCACTTTCTGTAACTTCTCGCTCATTGAGCTTCCTCAGGTGTCGCCTTCACAGGCGTCGAATCAGGTCAAAAGAGGGCTCAGCCCTGCTTTGATGGCCGCGTAGTATATCTGCTTACACCCTTACAAGAAAGGCTTAACATCACCCACGCCTTCACGAATCACTTCTGGCGCATCTTCGGTTAAGTCAACAACGGTGGTTGGCTGCTGACCAAGGTAGCCGCCATGAATAATCAACTCGACCACCTTTTCCAGACGGTCTTTAATCTCTTCGGGATCGGATTCGGTGAACTCGCTGCCAGGCAACATTAAAGAGGTCGAAAGCATCGGCTCGCCGAGGGTTTCCAGCAGCGCCTGCGCAATCGGGTTGGACGGTACGCGCATCCCGATGGTTTTACGCTTTTCCTGTAACAGTCGGCGCGGCACTTCCTTGGTTCCTTTAAGAATAAAGGTGTAGTTGCCCGGCGTGTTATTTTTGATCAGACGAAACGCCACGTTATCGACATACGCGTAGGTCGACAGTTCAGAAAGATCGCGGCACATCAGGGTAAAGTTATGGCCGTCCGGCAGCTGACGAATGCGGCAAATGCGCTCCATCGCCCCTTTGTCTTCAATTTTACAGCCCAGCGCATAGCCAGAATCGGTCGGGTAGACAATCACGCCGCCTTTGCGAACGATCTCCACGGCCTGATTAATTAAGCGTGGCTGCGGGTTATCCGGATGAATATAGAAAAACTGACTCATACTTCCCTCTCTTCAATTTTCTGCGGCTGTTCCCAGAGCTGCCAGACAGGCTCAACGCCTGCGGGCAACCAGAGCTTGCGTCCCAGCTCGATCCACGCACAGGGCTGATGGAAATCCGACCCTTGCGAACCCAGCAGACCGAACTGACGCGCGTAGGTCGCGAGCTGCGCACGCTCATTGGGCGCCTGCTGACACTGGGCGACTTCCATCGCCTCACCGCCACATTCGGCAAAGTGTGCCAGCAGTCTTTTCAGCCACTTAGCAGAAAGATTATACCGCCCCGGATGGGCGAGCACGGCCTTACCGCCAGAATGATGAATGACATCAATAGCTTGTTTTATTGTACACCACTGTGGCGGAACGTAACCGGTTTTCCCGCGTGCCAGATATTTTTTAAACACGTCCGCCATCGTCGTGGCTTTGCCCGCCTCAACCAGAAAACGGGCAAAATGGCCGCGCGTCACCGCCCCACCGTTTGCCAGTTTCTGTGCACCTTCCAGCGCTCCGGGAATATGCGCTTTTTCCAGTCGCTCACCAATCATTTCGGCGCGTTCGTTGCGGCGCGATTTTTGTTCTTGCAAAAACGCACGCATTGCCGGATGTTCAATATCGATATTGAGGCCAACAATGTGTATTTCGTGATTTTCCCAGACTGTCGAAATTTCGACGCCGGGCACCAGATTCAGCGCCAGTCCGCTGCGGGCAATTTCGGCGCGCGCCGCGGGAATAGCATCTGTCGTATCGTGATCGGTTATCGCCAGCGTGCCGACACGCATTTCAACGGCGCGATGAACCAGGGCTTCGGGTGTCAGCAGGCCATCAGAGGCCTGAGTATGGCTGTGTAAATCATAAATTACGGCGTAGGTGGTATCGCTCAAAGCACTTCCCATAGCAGGTTAAAGACATCCGAAACCCCTATGATAACGGCTTGGCGCGAAATTCTGAAATCAAGGGTTGACAACTTGCCATCGAACTAGTTAACTAGTACGCAAGTTCACACGAGAAAGGTATCTGAAAATGACAGCACATTTCACTCTGCACGGTTGGTGGCGCACATCCTGATTATCGGGCAGTGTCACACGTCTGCGAAATGCAAACAGATACCCAGCCCGCGACTAAGCGGGCTTTTTTTTTGAACAGAATAAATGAGAACAACATAATGCAAACAGCCAAACCACACCTCGAATTGCTGACCTGCGAGGCGGTCTATCGCCACAACCCAACCGCGCTGTTTCATCAGGTCTGCGGTGCGCGTCCGGCAACGTTGCTGCTGGAATCCGCAGATATTGACAGTAAAGACGATCTTAAGAGCCTGCTGCTGGTCGACAGCGCATTGCGCATTACCGCGCTGGGTGACACTGTCACGATTAAGGCGCTCTCTGAGAACGGTGCCGCGCTGCTGCCACTGCTGGACGCCTCCCTGCCAGCGGGTATCGAGAATGAACGTCACCCGGAAGTGCGGGTACTGCATTTCCCGCCGGTCAGCCAACTGCTGGACGAAGATGCACGCCTCTGTTCTTTGTCAGTCTTCGATGCCTTCCGCCTGCTGCAAAACCTGGTCTCGGTACCAGAAGATGAACGCGAAGCGATGTTCTTTGGCGGGCTGTTTGCTTACGATCTGGTCGCCGGTTTCGAAGACCTGCCGGAAACCGAACAGGGCAACCGCTGCCCTGACTACTGCTTCTACCTGGCCGAAACCCTGCTGGTGATCGACCATCAGAAAAAATACACCCGTATTCAGGCGAGTCTGTTCACGCCATCCGTGACCGAGAAAACACGTCTTGAGCAGCGCATTGCTCAGCTGCAACAGCAAATGACCGAAGCGCCACCCGCTCTGCCGGTTCAGCATGTAGAGAAGATGACCTGTGAGGTTAACCAGACCGACGATCAGTACGGTGCCGTGGTGCGTCAGATGCAAAAGGCGATTCGCGCCGGGGAAATTTTCCAGGTCGTCCCGTCCCGTCGTTTCTCACTGCCCTGCCCGTCGCCGCTGGCGGCCTATGACGTGCTCAAAAAGAGCAACCCAAGCCCGTATATGTTCTTTATGCAGGACAACGAGTTCACCCTGTTTGGCGCGTCACCGGAAAGCTCCCTGAAATACGACGCCGCCAGCCGCCAGATCGAGATCTACCCGATTGCCGGTACACGTCCGCGCGGGCGTCGCGCCGATGGCTCTCTGGATCGCGATCTCGACAGCCGTATCGAACTGGAAATGCGCACCGACCACAAAGAGCTCTCCGAGCACCTGATGCTGGTCGACCTGGCGCGTAACGATCTGGCCCGCATTTGTACTCCCGGCAGCCGCTATGTGGCTGACTTAACGAAAGTCGACCGTTACTCC from Enterobacter ludwigii includes the following:
- the sohB gene encoding protease SohB, with the translated sequence MELLSQYGLFLAKIATVVIAIAVIAVLIVNLTQRKRQRGELRITRLSEQYKEMQEDMSLSLLDSHQQKQWLKAQKKKHKQEAKAAKAKAKLNAPQDEAKPRVYVLDFKGSMDAHEVSSLREEVTAVLAVAKPQDQVVVRLESPGGVVHGYGLAASQLQRLREKQIPLTVAVDKVAASGGYMMACVADKIVAAPFSIIGSIGVVAQIPNFNRFLKNKEIDIELHTAGQYKRTLTLLGENTEEGRQKFREDLNETHHLFKDFVHRMRPSLDIEQVATGEHWYGIQAQEKGLVDEVGTSDDLLLNLMDGRELVGVRFTQRKRLLDRFTNSAAESADRLLLRWLQRGQKPLL
- a CDS encoding YciK family oxidoreductase, with protein sequence MHYQPQKNLLQNRIILVTGASDGIGREAALTYADYGASVILIGRNEEKLKSVAQEIEAAGGIPAPWYTLDLLTCTPAVCQELAHRISAHYPRLDGVLHNAGLLGEVRPMDEQDPDIWQQVMQVNVNGTFFLTQALLPLLLKSESGSLVFTSSSVGREGRANWGAYAVSKFATEGMMQVLAEEYQSRHLRVNCINPGGTRTKMRASAFPSEDPQKLKTPADIMPLYLWLMGDDSRRKTGMTFDAQPGRKPGISQ
- the cobO gene encoding cob(I)yrinic acid a,c-diamide adenosyltransferase, giving the protein MSEERHQQRQQRLKEQVDARVAAAQDERGIIIVFTGNGKGKTTAAFGTATRAVGHGQKVGVIQFIKGEWPNGERNLLEPHGVEFQVMATGFTWDTQNRETDTAACLAVWEHAKRMLADPALNMVLLDEITYMVAYDYLPLDVVLEALQQRPAHQTVIVTGRGCHREILELADTVSELRPVKHAFDAGIKAQIGIDY
- the rluB gene encoding 23S rRNA pseudouridine(2605) synthase RluB, with translation MSEKLQKVLARAGHGSRREIEAIIEAGRVSVDGKIATLGDRVEIVPGLKIRIDGHLISVKESAEQICRVLAYYKPEGELCTRNDPEGRPTVFDRLPKLRGARWIAVGRLDVNTCGLLLFTTDGELANRLMHPSREVEREYAVRVFGQVDENKLRDLSRGVQLEDGPAAFKTIKFTGGEGINQWYNVTLTEGRNREVRRLWEAVGVQVSRLIRVRYGDILLPKGLPRGGYTELDLTQTNYLRELVGLTPETTSKVAVEKDRRRMKANQIRRAVKRHSQVSSNRRSGSRNNNG
- a CDS encoding L-threonylcarbamoyladenylate synthase, encoding MSQFFYIHPDNPQPRLINQAVEIVRKGGVIVYPTDSGYALGCKIEDKGAMERICRIRQLPDGHNFTLMCRDLSELSTYAYVDNVAFRLIKNNTPGNYTFILKGTKEVPRRLLQEKRKTIGMRVPSNPIAQALLETLGEPMLSTSLMLPGSEFTESDPEEIKDRLEKVVELIIHGGYLGQQPTTVVDLTEDAPEVIREGVGDVKPFL
- the rnm gene encoding RNase RNM; this encodes MGSALSDTTYAVIYDLHSHTQASDGLLTPEALVHRAVEMRVGTLAITDHDTTDAIPAARAEIARSGLALNLVPGVEISTVWENHEIHIVGLNIDIEHPAMRAFLQEQKSRRNERAEMIGERLEKAHIPGALEGAQKLANGGAVTRGHFARFLVEAGKATTMADVFKKYLARGKTGYVPPQWCTIKQAIDVIHHSGGKAVLAHPGRYNLSAKWLKRLLAHFAECGGEAMEVAQCQQAPNERAQLATYARQFGLLGSQGSDFHQPCAWIELGRKLWLPAGVEPVWQLWEQPQKIEEREV
- the trpL gene encoding trp operon leader peptide, whose protein sequence is MTAHFTLHGWWRTS
- a CDS encoding anthranilate synthase component 1, whose amino-acid sequence is MQTAKPHLELLTCEAVYRHNPTALFHQVCGARPATLLLESADIDSKDDLKSLLLVDSALRITALGDTVTIKALSENGAALLPLLDASLPAGIENERHPEVRVLHFPPVSQLLDEDARLCSLSVFDAFRLLQNLVSVPEDEREAMFFGGLFAYDLVAGFEDLPETEQGNRCPDYCFYLAETLLVIDHQKKYTRIQASLFTPSVTEKTRLEQRIAQLQQQMTEAPPALPVQHVEKMTCEVNQTDDQYGAVVRQMQKAIRAGEIFQVVPSRRFSLPCPSPLAAYDVLKKSNPSPYMFFMQDNEFTLFGASPESSLKYDAASRQIEIYPIAGTRPRGRRADGSLDRDLDSRIELEMRTDHKELSEHLMLVDLARNDLARICTPGSRYVADLTKVDRYSFVMHLVSRVVGELRNDLDVLHAYRACMNMGTLSGAPKVRAMQLIAAAEGRRRGSYGGAVGYFTAHGDLDTCIVIRSAYVEDGIATVQAGAGVVLDSVPQSEADETRNKARAVLRAIATAHHAQEIF